Proteins found in one Candidatus Latescibacterota bacterium genomic segment:
- the porU gene encoding type IX secretion system sortase PorU, protein MRKIQTTLLLLLIPTILSAGEYRILHEDNSSVTVEFSPARPLVEQMGAVEGGFLARIAVEGYMPERVEGRPVLPVQRYFFQVPAVEGIRFQVLDVDLVMLDGILPEVWFSGKVDIDDHLRALRDRDVMKGIEHAILAGTGTMSRRKLALVDIYPVIWDPGTSSLGYAERIVVRLSFAPQEISGKTTGRRGFGDSHIINADQAAGWIKPTTTESSALRTPFEFSLADDWLKLKIADTGVYVVTYTDILSAGLDPGEIDPATIRVFTGGPLQQPAAADDGGSFEDDYHLDECAVLYRGDNSGSFSPGDSIIFYAPGIEGWMNDLDPSADVIEWYEHDYAENSNYWLSWGHGFAGQPLRMEERDVSIAGVTPDLDVTTYEERIHREEDNLYDPKYTEDRWYWRSLGAGSSSFTDNFTLDSVVGNGRFRTLGYGPYNSYDIINPTYYINGAEVGTLACSVAIYSFDPETLDVAINNLVNSTNTFRVVKEPGDMVYVLWYEIYYERYLNATGGELNYFSPDEIGQARFQLNGFSTGERFLFDVTSFKSPVLLTHFSSTAENITYIDGLSGSPAHYFAMQAHALRHPEIERYSRLTGSLVSLRDEPACPNMVIIYNSRFEAAASELALYRSSHLPLVEDPLVKAVDVRQIYDNFSGGMKDPVAIRNYLKFLYDNFDDGIESEIKYALLMGNGTYDTKDILGTGIDYVPLYVKDYGREMVEDDDFFARLDGDNDRLIDLGLGRMTVLSASEASAWVRNIIAYEADVEPGAWKNKVMLVADDEFSANTNCDYSFMIDTEYMSQGYTYFPDFIDLKKIYLHHYPFSGDLKPEASNDLLDGWNDGALIVKYTGHGSPQQMADERVMQKSDVYSLRNGDRRPLFLAFSCSVGNIESPYQRSIAQEMVVRDDGGAIATITGTGGTLGIPNRELCFSLFKTLFTSEDSTGTWPLGTTMMLAKPCCAVFGDGMNNSQYILLGDPAMMLAMPGYTVEHEVSTIDTMLTGARYTLDGRVMSGGAVLTSFNGNADIIVQESFENVNDGPITCYYGYELKYYLPGKEIFRGSVDVSAGRFNIDFVIPIRCKTGPEARVRSYVTTNGEDGVGAEDSLLIVSNPDIPQNSGPPSINIFFSGQATKVKQGASLNVEISDDDGIAILGSDPQSSIFLEFDRSGYPIFVTDYFTYDHGSSTTGRVEYPLHSGFSPGPHSVIVRAFDNLGESSTDTLAFDVVEEGLYTVSDVFNMPNPFTETTNFVFQLSNDADVVLRVYNVSGREIWSRKTYGEEGFNSIYWDGRDYGGDRPANGTYLYLLDVSFRNSYNRCETVSGKAVLLR, encoded by the coding sequence GCATGAGAAAGATTCAAACGACTCTGTTGTTACTTCTCATCCCAACGATCCTGTCAGCTGGAGAATACAGGATTTTACATGAGGATAACTCCAGCGTCACAGTAGAATTTTCTCCAGCCCGGCCGCTGGTCGAGCAGATGGGGGCCGTAGAGGGTGGATTCCTTGCCAGGATCGCCGTAGAGGGATACATGCCTGAGAGAGTGGAAGGAAGACCGGTCCTTCCCGTTCAGAGATATTTTTTCCAGGTGCCAGCAGTAGAAGGAATCAGGTTTCAGGTATTGGATGTCGATCTGGTCATGCTTGACGGCATCCTGCCTGAAGTCTGGTTTTCCGGGAAAGTCGACATAGATGACCACTTGAGAGCTCTTCGTGACAGGGATGTGATGAAGGGTATCGAGCACGCGATCCTGGCTGGTACCGGCACGATGAGCAGGAGAAAGCTAGCCCTTGTAGATATATACCCGGTCATATGGGATCCTGGTACGTCATCGCTGGGCTACGCGGAGCGTATAGTTGTCAGGCTGTCCTTTGCTCCGCAAGAGATATCAGGGAAGACTACAGGCAGGAGAGGTTTCGGTGACAGTCATATAATCAACGCCGATCAGGCTGCAGGCTGGATAAAGCCAACTACGACCGAATCTTCTGCATTGAGGACCCCGTTTGAATTTTCGCTCGCCGACGACTGGCTCAAATTGAAAATAGCGGATACAGGAGTCTATGTGGTGACCTATACTGATATCCTTTCCGCGGGTCTCGATCCGGGTGAAATAGATCCAGCCACTATCCGTGTCTTCACTGGCGGTCCTCTGCAGCAGCCTGCTGCGGCTGATGATGGTGGGAGTTTTGAGGATGACTACCATCTCGATGAATGCGCGGTGCTCTACAGGGGAGACAACTCAGGTTCATTTTCTCCCGGTGATTCGATCATTTTCTACGCTCCCGGGATCGAGGGATGGATGAACGATCTCGATCCATCCGCCGATGTCATAGAATGGTATGAGCACGATTATGCTGAAAATTCTAACTACTGGCTCTCATGGGGACATGGCTTTGCGGGACAACCTCTCAGGATGGAAGAGCGGGATGTCAGTATTGCCGGTGTAACCCCGGATCTTGATGTAACTACATATGAGGAGAGGATACACAGGGAAGAGGATAATCTCTATGATCCGAAGTACACTGAGGACAGGTGGTACTGGAGATCCCTCGGAGCCGGGAGTTCATCGTTTACCGACAATTTCACTCTGGACAGCGTGGTGGGGAATGGCAGGTTCCGCACCCTCGGTTACGGTCCATACAACTCATATGACATTATCAATCCGACTTACTATATCAACGGGGCGGAGGTAGGGACACTGGCCTGCTCGGTGGCCATCTACTCTTTTGATCCAGAGACGCTCGATGTTGCCATCAACAACCTGGTGAATTCGACAAACACGTTCAGAGTCGTCAAGGAACCGGGCGATATGGTCTATGTCCTCTGGTACGAGATCTATTACGAACGATATCTGAACGCGACAGGTGGGGAGTTGAATTATTTCAGCCCGGATGAGATCGGGCAGGCACGATTCCAGTTGAACGGATTCTCGACGGGTGAGAGGTTCCTCTTTGATGTCACTTCGTTCAAGTCTCCAGTATTATTGACGCATTTCAGCAGCACCGCAGAAAATATAACATACATTGACGGATTATCCGGTTCTCCGGCACATTACTTTGCGATGCAGGCCCATGCTCTCAGACATCCGGAGATAGAGAGATACTCCCGTTTAACGGGCAGCCTGGTCTCTTTGAGAGATGAACCGGCCTGCCCGAATATGGTGATCATCTACAACAGCAGGTTTGAGGCGGCGGCGAGCGAGCTCGCTTTGTACAGGTCATCGCACCTGCCCCTGGTGGAAGACCCGCTGGTAAAAGCCGTGGATGTCCGGCAGATCTATGATAATTTCTCTGGCGGCATGAAAGACCCGGTCGCGATCAGGAACTATCTGAAATTCCTTTACGATAATTTCGATGATGGGATCGAGTCTGAGATAAAGTACGCCCTTCTGATGGGTAACGGTACTTATGATACGAAAGATATCCTGGGAACCGGGATAGACTATGTGCCCCTGTATGTAAAAGATTATGGGCGAGAGATGGTCGAAGACGACGACTTTTTCGCGAGACTCGATGGGGACAACGACAGGCTAATAGATCTCGGCCTTGGCAGGATGACGGTCCTTTCGGCATCTGAGGCTTCTGCATGGGTGAGAAATATCATCGCATACGAAGCGGATGTCGAACCTGGAGCATGGAAGAACAAGGTGATGCTGGTCGCCGATGATGAATTTTCCGCAAACACGAACTGCGACTACAGTTTTATGATAGACACTGAATACATGAGTCAGGGATACACATATTTTCCGGATTTCATCGATTTAAAAAAGATATACCTTCATCATTATCCGTTCAGTGGTGATCTGAAGCCTGAGGCGTCAAACGACCTGCTGGACGGATGGAACGATGGCGCTCTGATCGTAAAATATACCGGGCACGGATCTCCCCAGCAGATGGCCGATGAGCGCGTGATGCAGAAATCCGATGTATATTCCCTGAGAAACGGGGACAGGAGGCCACTCTTCCTGGCATTTTCATGCTCGGTAGGCAATATCGAATCTCCATATCAGAGGAGTATCGCTCAGGAGATGGTCGTACGGGATGACGGTGGCGCGATTGCGACGATCACAGGTACAGGAGGCACTCTTGGAATACCAAACAGGGAACTCTGTTTTTCCCTGTTCAAGACTTTGTTCACATCAGAGGACAGCACCGGAACATGGCCGTTGGGGACTACGATGATGCTGGCCAAGCCCTGCTGCGCGGTTTTCGGGGACGGTATGAATAATTCCCAGTATATTCTTCTCGGTGATCCGGCTATGATGCTGGCTATGCCCGGTTATACGGTCGAACATGAAGTGAGCACCATTGACACGATGCTGACCGGTGCCAGGTATACTCTGGACGGCAGGGTCATGTCAGGAGGAGCCGTACTCACCTCGTTCAATGGTAACGCCGACATCATCGTACAGGAATCATTCGAAAATGTTAATGATGGACCGATCACATGCTATTACGGGTATGAATTGAAATATTACCTGCCCGGCAAGGAGATATTCAGAGGGTCGGTCGATGTAAGCGCGGGACGCTTCAATATCGATTTTGTCATTCCAATCCGATGCAAGACGGGCCCTGAGGCGAGGGTCAGGTCGTATGTGACCACAAATGGTGAGGACGGTGTAGGCGCAGAAGATTCCCTGTTAATAGTGAGCAACCCGGATATTCCCCAGAATTCGGGGCCACCATCGATAAATATCTTTTTCAGCGGACAGGCAACGAAGGTGAAACAGGGTGCCTCGCTGAACGTGGAGATCTCCGACGATGACGGGATCGCGATCCTTGGCAGTGACCCGCAGAGCTCCATCTTTCTCGAGTTCGATCGGAGCGGCTACCCGATATTTGTCACCGATTATTTCACCTATGATCATGGATCTTCGACAACTGGCAGGGTCGAATATCCCCTGCATTCAGGATTCAGCCCGGGCCCCCATTCAGTTATCGTCAGAGCGTTCGACAATCTGGGGGAATCTTCCACCGATACGCTCGCGTTCGATGTGGTCGAGGAGGGGCTCTACACGGTAAGCGATGTGTTTAATATGCCGAATCCCTTTACGGAAACTACGAATTTCGTCTTCCAGCTCAGTAACGACGCGGATGTCGTCCTGCGAGTGTACAATGTCTCTGGAAGAGAGATATGGAGCCGTAAGACCTATGGGGAGGAAGGATTCAACAGTATTTATTGGGATGGAAGGGATTATGGAGGAGACAGGCCCGCGAACGGGACTTATCTCTATCTCCTGGATGTTTCATTCAGAAACTCTTATAACCGCTGTGAAACTGTTTCAGGAAAGGCGGTTTTGCTACGATAA